In one window of Gammaproteobacteria bacterium DNA:
- a CDS encoding alpha-D-glucose phosphate-specific phosphoglucomutase, producing MQVTEVRTTPFSDQKPGTSGLRKKVTVFQQPHYLENFVQSIFDSVPTLRGAILVLGGDGRYYNLTAIQIILKMAAANGVARVLVGRGGLLSTPAASCVIRKHRACGGIILSASHNPAGPTEDFGIKYNTDNGGPAAEKITAAISARSRMIDVYHILQADDIALDRLGEQRLGAMTVDVIDPVTDYAALMESLFDFPRIRTLLGNGRFRMRFDAMHAITGPYAEEILVRRLGAPAESLMNAVPREDFGGGHPDPNLTYAHELADTLFGAAAPDFGAASDGDGDRNMILGHKFFVTPSDSLAVLAANATQVPGYARGLTGIARSMPTSQAADRVAAALGLPCYETPTGWKFFGNLLDAGKVTLCGEESFGTGSDHVREKDGLWAVLFWLNLLAVRGQSVAEILQDHWHRYGRNYYARHDYEGVDSSDADALIDGLRAQFATLPGRRYGDYTVEYSDDFAYTDPIDGSHSTHQGIRIGFTDGSRIVFRLSGTGTTGATLRVYLERFEADPAKQGLDSQSALADLIRIAADIAGIHRFTGRDRPTVIT from the coding sequence ACCGAAGTACGCACCACACCCTTCAGCGATCAGAAGCCGGGAACCTCCGGACTGCGCAAGAAGGTTACCGTCTTCCAGCAGCCACACTATCTGGAGAACTTCGTCCAGTCCATCTTCGACAGTGTGCCGACCCTGCGCGGTGCCATCCTGGTGTTGGGCGGTGACGGCCGCTACTACAATCTCACGGCTATCCAGATCATCCTGAAGATGGCTGCGGCCAACGGTGTGGCACGTGTGCTGGTCGGCCGCGGTGGCCTGCTGTCGACACCGGCGGCCTCGTGCGTGATCCGTAAGCACCGGGCCTGCGGCGGTATCATCCTCTCCGCCAGCCATAATCCGGCCGGTCCGACGGAAGACTTCGGTATCAAATACAACACCGACAACGGCGGGCCCGCAGCAGAGAAGATTACCGCAGCGATCTCTGCTCGCAGTCGTATGATCGACGTCTATCACATCCTGCAGGCCGATGATATAGCGCTCGACCGTCTGGGCGAACAGCGCCTCGGTGCGATGACCGTGGATGTGATCGATCCGGTCACCGACTACGCCGCACTCATGGAATCGCTGTTCGACTTTCCACGTATCCGCACCCTGCTCGGCAATGGCCGTTTCCGCATGCGCTTCGACGCGATGCACGCCATCACCGGCCCGTACGCTGAGGAGATCCTGGTGCGACGCCTCGGCGCACCGGCGGAGAGCCTGATGAACGCGGTACCGCGCGAGGATTTCGGTGGCGGTCATCCCGACCCGAATCTCACTTATGCACACGAGCTGGCAGATACCCTCTTCGGTGCTGCCGCGCCGGATTTCGGGGCCGCCTCGGACGGTGACGGGGATCGCAACATGATCCTCGGCCACAAATTTTTCGTCACCCCCAGCGACAGCCTCGCCGTACTCGCCGCCAACGCGACACAGGTGCCGGGCTACGCCAGGGGCCTCACCGGTATCGCGCGCTCCATGCCCACCAGTCAGGCCGCCGATCGCGTCGCCGCGGCACTGGGTCTGCCCTGCTACGAGACACCCACCGGGTGGAAGTTCTTCGGCAACCTGCTCGACGCCGGCAAGGTCACGCTGTGCGGCGAGGAGAGTTTCGGCACCGGCTCGGATCACGTGCGCGAGAAGGACGGGCTGTGGGCGGTACTGTTCTGGCTGAATCTGCTGGCCGTACGGGGCCAGTCGGTCGCGGAGATCCTGCAGGACCATTGGCACCGCTACGGCCGCAACTACTATGCGCGTCACGATTACGAAGGCGTGGACAGTAGCGACGCTGACGCGCTGATCGACGGCCTGCGGGCACAATTCGCCACGCTGCCGGGACGCCGCTACGGTGATTACACCGTCGAGTACAGTGATGACTTCGCCTACACCGACCCCATCGATGGCAGCCACAGCACCCACCAGGGCATCCGCATCGGCTTCACCGACGGCTCGCGCATCGTCTTCCGCCTGTCCGGGACCGGTACCACCGGCGCCACGCTGCGTGTCTATCTCGAACGCTTCGAGGCCGACCCCGCCAAGCAGGGCCTGGACAGCCAGAGCGCGCTCGCCGACCTGATCCGTATCGCCGCTGACATCGCCGGCATCCACCGTTTTACCGGCCGTGACCGGCCGACGGTGATCACCTGA